The Thioalkalivibrio sulfidiphilus HL-EbGr7 genome includes a window with the following:
- a CDS encoding TVP38/TMEM64 family protein has translation MSADPEHREEGRGLAGEGERRRHRMRLMTIAGLVLLLVGLVLWQPVAVADVIDWGQSLAPHPAAIPVLILLQALLLALALPGTLMLWVVAPFYDPLTAAAILTAGSTLGALAAYYTSRWLGGLWQPGPTGQRVLDLLSRQGDVWTQLALRVLPGFPHSVINYGAGTLGLPLGPFMMATVIGLAFKWPIYTYAVHTLLTSGTEGTEIELMSLLPLLALAVLLVGGRALRARLG, from the coding sequence ATGAGTGCAGACCCGGAGCATCGCGAGGAAGGCCGCGGCCTGGCTGGTGAGGGTGAGCGCCGCAGGCACCGCATGCGCCTGATGACCATCGCGGGGCTGGTGCTGCTGCTCGTCGGGCTGGTCCTGTGGCAGCCGGTGGCCGTGGCCGATGTGATCGACTGGGGTCAGTCCCTGGCCCCCCACCCCGCCGCGATCCCGGTGCTGATCCTGCTCCAGGCCCTGCTGCTGGCCCTGGCCTTGCCGGGCACCCTGATGCTCTGGGTGGTGGCGCCCTTCTACGACCCCTTGACCGCCGCCGCGATCCTCACTGCCGGCAGCACCCTGGGTGCCCTGGCCGCCTACTACACCTCCCGCTGGCTGGGCGGTCTCTGGCAGCCGGGCCCCACGGGGCAGCGGGTGCTCGATCTGCTGTCACGACAGGGCGATGTCTGGACCCAGCTGGCGCTGCGCGTCCTGCCGGGCTTCCCCCACTCGGTGATCAACTATGGCGCCGGGACCCTGGGGCTGCCCCTCGGTCCCTTCATGATGGCAACGGTCATCGGGCTGGCATTTAAGTGGCCGATCTACACCTACGCCGTACACACCCTGCTCACCTCGGGCACGGAGGGCACGGAGATCGAGTTGATGTCCCTGCTGCCCCTGCTCGCGCTGGCCGTGCTGCTGGTGGGCGGACGCGCACTGCGCGCCCGTTTGGGGTAG
- a CDS encoding ferredoxin--NADP reductase, translating to MNHIATAPEGMLPATIVEIRQETPHIKSLLLEVGERFSYRPGQWIDLVAQVGGEWAVGGYSLVSTPSLRGRIQLAVKAADHHGVTRYLHESARVGDTVYLSPQGQGGFYFEPHMADKVVLLGAGIGVTPLIGILRAIHESMPQVQATLVYSVTESAEILFRDELERMGLASNIRCVMTVTRDAEDWRGHTGRISHDLLSAMNLPKDALYYYCGSRDFIEDMTELLAGMGIPRERLVFEKWW from the coding sequence ATGAACCACATCGCCACCGCCCCCGAAGGGATGCTCCCCGCCACCATCGTCGAGATCCGGCAGGAGACCCCGCACATCAAGTCGCTGCTGCTGGAGGTGGGCGAGCGCTTCAGCTACCGGCCCGGCCAGTGGATCGACCTGGTGGCGCAGGTGGGCGGCGAGTGGGCCGTGGGCGGATACTCCCTGGTGTCCACGCCTTCCCTGCGGGGGCGCATCCAGCTGGCCGTGAAGGCGGCGGATCACCACGGTGTGACCCGCTACCTGCACGAGAGCGCCCGAGTGGGGGACACGGTGTACCTGTCACCGCAGGGGCAGGGCGGTTTTTATTTCGAACCCCACATGGCGGACAAGGTGGTGCTGCTCGGTGCCGGGATCGGGGTCACGCCACTCATCGGCATCCTGCGCGCCATTCACGAATCCATGCCCCAGGTGCAGGCCACCCTGGTCTACAGCGTTACCGAGAGTGCGGAGATCCTGTTCCGGGACGAGCTGGAGCGCATGGGGCTTGCGTCCAACATCCGTTGCGTGATGACCGTGACCCGGGACGCCGAGGACTGGCGCGGTCACACCGGGCGCATCAGTCATGACCTGCTCTCCGCCATGAACCTGCCGAAGGATGCCCTCTACTACTACTGCGGCAGCCGCGACTTCATCGAGGACATGACAGAACTGCTTGCCGGCATGGGTATTCCCAGGGAGCGGCTGGTGTTCGAGAAGTGGTGGTAG
- a CDS encoding YfaZ family outer membrane protein → MRMARLIAAALLAGAATTVQAAGVEAYLSNKTAQLTFTGDASGIGLPGAEMSFGLFYGDDKDYMGSFGLHAAGTPAGDMPLTFGLGGRIYVGSTDRPDQNFQALALGGEVRYTIPANMPMAIAADIHFAPSVTSFGDADQLVDVGVRYELEVTPGVSGFLGYRELTLDLDRDSSYKVDKHVHFGVRFRF, encoded by the coding sequence ATGCGTATGGCAAGACTGATCGCCGCCGCCCTGTTGGCCGGCGCTGCCACCACCGTTCAGGCCGCCGGCGTTGAGGCCTACCTGAGCAACAAGACCGCCCAGCTGACCTTCACGGGTGATGCGTCCGGCATCGGCCTGCCGGGGGCGGAGATGTCCTTCGGCCTGTTCTACGGCGACGACAAGGACTACATGGGCAGCTTCGGCCTGCATGCCGCCGGCACCCCGGCAGGCGACATGCCCCTCACCTTCGGTCTGGGCGGCAGGATCTACGTGGGCAGCACCGACCGCCCCGACCAGAACTTCCAGGCACTCGCCCTGGGTGGCGAGGTGCGCTACACGATCCCCGCCAACATGCCCATGGCCATTGCCGCCGACATCCACTTCGCCCCCTCGGTCACCAGCTTCGGTGATGCGGATCAGCTGGTCGACGTGGGCGTGCGTTATGAACTGGAAGTCACCCCGGGCGTGTCCGGCTTCCTGGGCTATCGTGAGTTGACCCTGGATCTGGATCGGGACAGCAGCTACAAGGTGGACAAGCACGTCCATTTCGGCGTGCGCTTCAGATTCTGA